A stretch of DNA from Congzhengia minquanensis:
AAATTACATCCGCATAACCATTCTCGAAACAAGCCTCATCATCAAACTCAAAATTAGTTGCAAATTCTCCATTCATATCAATAAAGGACCACTTTAAAGGATGCTCTAAAGATCCCAATCCACTGGTAACAACACACGCGTATCCCTCACTAAAACGATGTGCCTGCGAAAAACCTTTGTTAAAAAGAAAGTTACCGTCTTTTTTCAAATAATATTGTAATAAATTATTTGGACAATTTTGGTCCTTTGCACCGACAATTGCTATTCCATTATCAAAGTCTCCGGCAAAATCATATATACATGGTATTACAACTTCTCCCTTATCATTAATATATCCATATGTTGTTTTCAATGTATTTTTATCAAATTTTGCCACTACAGCGTAGCCTTCGGAAAAAGGGAAAGCCTCATAAAAATTTGGTTCTATGACAATGTTACCATCACAATCTTTAAACCCCTCTTTCTTTGTTACATTATCACGATATGGAATTAATAGCTTTGATACATCTTCATTACGTTCAATAACACGAATTTTATTTTGTTCCGGAAGCCATGTTGTAGTTCTGCCAGTCCAGGATGCAAAGTCAGTTAAAGCAACATATGCCTTATCGTCAATGGAAACAATCGGATGATAAAAATTTCGTTCAACGCCGTCTATTTCTA
This window harbors:
- a CDS encoding WG repeat-containing protein; translated protein: MKKVILFGSLIFVFASLTVYGQFLKQYTAFEANYKIEIDGVERNFYHPIVSIDDKAYVALTDFASWTGRTTTWLPEQNKIRVIERNEDVSKLLIPYRDNVTKKEGFKDCDGNIVIEPNFYEAFPFSEGYAVVAKFDKNTLKTTYGYINDKGEVVIPCIYDFAGDFDNGIAIVGAKDQNCPNNLLQYYLKKDGNFLFNKGFSQAHRFSEGYACVVTSGLGSLEHPLKWSFIDMNGEFATNFEFDDEACFENGYADVILNGVEGYIDSQFNFYEGKR